Proteins encoded in a region of the Bacillus methanolicus genome:
- the fliJ gene encoding flagellar export protein FliJ codes for MRYHYKFEKILSLKEREKDEALNIYNESVKKFEEAAEKLYELLKKKEELEAYQSSRLVSGLSVQEIRHHQQFIGNLEKSIEYYQKMVMNARNRMNFYQEKLLEKNIEVKKYEKIKEKDFLHFIEEQKNSEGKQMDDISIQQFMNRVN; via the coding sequence ATGCGATACCATTATAAGTTTGAAAAGATTTTATCTCTGAAAGAAAGAGAAAAAGACGAAGCTTTAAATATTTATAATGAGTCAGTAAAAAAGTTTGAAGAAGCAGCAGAAAAACTGTATGAACTTCTGAAAAAGAAAGAAGAGTTAGAAGCCTATCAATCTTCGCGGCTCGTAAGCGGCCTTTCAGTTCAAGAAATCAGGCATCATCAGCAGTTTATTGGAAATTTAGAAAAAAGTATTGAATATTATCAAAAAATGGTCATGAATGCCAGAAATCGAATGAACTTTTATCAAGAAAAATTGTTGGAAAAAAACATCGAAGTGAAAAAATACGAAAAAATTAAAGAAAAAGATTTCCTCCATTTTATTGAAGAACAAAAGAATTCAGAGGGCAAACAAATGGATGATATCTCGATACAGCAATTTATGAATCGGGTAAACTAG
- a CDS encoding MotE family protein: MEKIFEEQEEKKYGRLQWFLYVVVIPMLFALVVALIVMTFAGINVFDAAKEYGKKIPVVSNIFNNENSKSITEIEQTMVELEGEIKDKEAKISRLESQMQNKDQEIERLKLEKKRLERQIDELAAIQEENKRAFKDIVRTYETMSAKKAAPIITKMKNEEALKILTNIKADTLASIMENMSPEEAAKYTELLTNEKENLSGNPE, from the coding sequence ATGGAAAAAATTTTCGAAGAACAAGAAGAAAAAAAATACGGCCGACTGCAGTGGTTCCTTTATGTCGTCGTGATCCCAATGCTGTTTGCACTTGTCGTTGCCCTCATCGTCATGACGTTTGCCGGAATAAATGTGTTTGATGCAGCAAAAGAGTACGGCAAAAAAATACCGGTTGTTTCAAATATATTTAATAATGAAAACTCGAAATCCATAACAGAAATCGAGCAAACGATGGTCGAGCTGGAAGGGGAAATAAAAGATAAGGAAGCAAAAATTAGCCGGCTTGAATCACAAATGCAAAACAAGGATCAAGAGATTGAAAGACTAAAACTTGAAAAAAAACGGCTTGAACGCCAAATCGATGAATTAGCGGCCATCCAGGAAGAAAACAAACGAGCATTTAAAGACATCGTACGCACATACGAAACAATGTCTGCCAAAAAGGCTGCACCAATTATTACTAAAATGAAAAACGAAGAAGCCTTAAAAATATTAACAAATATAAAAGCTGATACTCTTGCCAGCATCATGGAAAATATGTCTCCTGAAGAAGCAGCAAAATATACCGAACTTTTAACGAACGAAAAAGAAAATTTATCAGGAAATCCGGAATGA
- a CDS encoding flagellar hook-length control protein FliK: MEIGGLGVVQSVMGSPKQTSSERSIGNFAGVLASFIKDTSAENGMIKETGTGLSSEELTDLIDFLQALDLAELEGGLDLIDQVQTRNVDHFLELILGYLGMDDKKWSTLVDRIRSFAMDAEGKQNAIERIFSDQIDGKKLDFDQFEILLPMVVAILSSADHSFTKDVADVAKAAKLYDLLSNYHEPFNRKNDLKLLIKQVAEKLESISFVHQQNGSKMEYLRKTFTPLASELNNQNVSERASEIKHNSIKHDGTFGTAFPLNQMSKAEQLTLMLDNKGKHVSTEQFIRQFESILAKSQFTKYGGTQKLFLKLYPEHLGSVRIELIQKDQSIVARILTTTGAAKDSLESQLQGLKQAFSSQNIQVDRIEISQQMTQQERLLNRDPHQQGQERHQEKHQQNKEHEKTKETALSFEQILLDTEV, from the coding sequence GTGGAAATCGGAGGATTAGGAGTTGTTCAATCGGTCATGGGAAGCCCTAAGCAAACGTCCTCGGAAAGAAGCATAGGAAACTTTGCGGGAGTTCTTGCATCTTTCATAAAAGACACGTCCGCAGAAAATGGCATGATAAAAGAAACGGGAACAGGGCTTTCATCAGAGGAATTAACCGATCTCATTGATTTTCTTCAAGCTTTAGATTTGGCTGAGTTGGAAGGCGGATTGGATTTAATCGATCAAGTTCAAACAAGGAACGTTGATCATTTTCTCGAATTGATTCTCGGTTATTTGGGAATGGACGATAAAAAATGGAGCACACTCGTCGATCGGATTCGTTCATTCGCAATGGATGCTGAGGGAAAACAAAACGCGATTGAAAGAATTTTTTCCGACCAAATCGATGGCAAAAAGTTAGATTTCGATCAATTTGAAATTTTATTGCCGATGGTTGTTGCCATTTTATCAAGTGCTGACCATTCATTTACGAAAGATGTAGCGGATGTTGCAAAAGCAGCTAAACTGTATGATTTGCTTTCCAATTATCATGAACCTTTTAATAGGAAGAACGACTTGAAGCTTCTTATAAAGCAAGTAGCAGAAAAACTTGAATCGATTTCATTTGTTCATCAACAAAATGGTTCAAAAATGGAATATCTCCGGAAAACTTTTACGCCGCTTGCCTCAGAATTAAATAACCAAAATGTGAGCGAAAGAGCCTCCGAAATCAAACACAATTCGATCAAACATGATGGAACTTTTGGAACTGCTTTTCCGTTGAATCAAATGTCTAAAGCGGAGCAGCTTACGCTGATGCTCGATAATAAGGGAAAACATGTATCAACAGAGCAATTCATTCGGCAGTTTGAATCAATTTTAGCGAAGAGCCAGTTTACAAAATACGGAGGAACACAAAAACTCTTTCTTAAACTTTATCCGGAGCATTTAGGGTCAGTAAGAATTGAATTAATTCAAAAAGATCAATCAATTGTCGCCCGCATTTTGACAACGACCGGGGCAGCAAAAGATTCATTGGAATCGCAATTGCAAGGGTTAAAACAAGCGTTCAGCTCGCAAAACATTCAAGTTGACCGGATTGAAATATCTCAGCAAATGACCCAGCAGGAACGACTTTTAAATCGTGACCCTCACCAGCAAGGGCAAGAAAGGCATCAAGAAAAGCATCAGCAAAATAAAGAGCATGAAAAGACAAAAGAGACTGCTCTCTCTTTTGAACAAATACTTCTTGACACGGAAGTTTAG
- the flgD gene encoding flagellar hook assembly protein FlgD: MANTIDSSLLLSNYQQNTRKTGTNILGKDDFLKILMTQLQNQDPLNPMQDKDFIAQMAQFSTLEQITNMGKSLENFLKSQEQNYMLQASMMIGKTVTFLDANNEEKTAVVKSVSFKDGKTLFQLDDNEHSSIDSSQIIKIE, encoded by the coding sequence ATGGCAAATACGATTGATTCTTCATTGTTGCTGTCAAATTATCAGCAAAACACACGGAAAACCGGTACAAACATTTTGGGGAAAGATGATTTTTTAAAGATTCTCATGACCCAGCTTCAAAATCAGGATCCGCTAAATCCGATGCAAGATAAGGACTTTATTGCCCAAATGGCCCAATTCAGCACGCTTGAACAGATTACAAATATGGGGAAATCGCTCGAAAATTTCTTGAAGTCTCAAGAGCAAAATTACATGCTTCAAGCAAGCATGATGATTGGGAAAACCGTCACTTTTTTGGATGCAAATAATGAGGAAAAAACGGCAGTTGTTAAATCCGTCTCTTTCAAAGACGGCAAAACATTATTTCAACTTGATGACAACGAACATTCTAGCATTGATTCTTCTCAAATTATTAAAATTGAATAA
- the flgG gene encoding flagellar basal body rod protein FlgG, which yields MLRSMYSGISGMKNFQTKLDVIGNNIANVNTFGYKKGRVTFKDLVSQTISGASGPANNIGGVNPKQVGLGSTLATIDTVHTQGSIQTTGRPLDLSISGDGYFVLAPKTTGTNNFNSLDKSFTRAGNFYLDKEGYLVNQDGLYLKAYAVGTNGNIDKNYFSDIKIPISAQSFSISDKGEIQYVDDTGALKLAGQIIIAKFDNSEGLQKVGQNLFKESANSGMADPNAPKEGGAGAIVAGSLEMSNVDLSEEFTEMITAQRGFQANTRIITTSDEILQELVNLKR from the coding sequence ATGCTGCGTTCAATGTACTCCGGAATCAGCGGAATGAAAAACTTCCAAACAAAACTGGACGTAATAGGTAACAACATCGCGAATGTTAATACTTTCGGTTACAAAAAAGGCCGTGTAACGTTTAAAGACTTAGTATCGCAAACCATATCAGGTGCTAGTGGCCCTGCTAATAATATAGGTGGGGTAAATCCTAAACAAGTTGGATTAGGTTCAACACTTGCAACGATCGATACAGTACATACACAAGGGAGTATTCAAACCACAGGGCGACCATTAGATCTATCAATTTCCGGGGACGGGTACTTTGTATTAGCTCCAAAAACGACTGGCACTAACAATTTTAATTCTTTAGATAAGAGTTTTACTAGAGCAGGTAATTTTTATCTCGACAAAGAAGGATACCTTGTAAATCAGGATGGGCTTTATCTGAAAGCTTATGCAGTAGGTACGAATGGAAATATAGATAAAAATTATTTCTCTGATATTAAAATTCCTATAAGCGCACAAAGTTTTAGCATTTCAGATAAGGGTGAAATTCAATATGTTGATGATACCGGAGCATTAAAATTAGCTGGTCAAATTATTATTGCAAAATTTGATAATAGTGAAGGGCTTCAAAAGGTGGGACAAAACCTTTTTAAAGAGTCAGCAAACTCTGGTATGGCAGATCCAAATGCACCGAAAGAAGGCGGGGCAGGGGCTATTGTTGCAGGTTCCCTTGAAATGTCCAACGTCGACCTTTCTGAGGAGTTTACGGAAATGATTACCGCTCAGCGCGGTTTTCAGGCAAATACTCGAATCATTACAACGTCTGATGAGATTTTACAAGAACTCGTAAACTTGAAACGCTAA
- a CDS encoding flagellar FlbD family protein: MIKVTRLNGKPFIINAIYIETVESFPDTTITLTNGRKYVVKETEDQVLEMVAKFYQTVNLLGQQLEEIEDEE, from the coding sequence TTGATTAAGGTTACTAGACTGAATGGAAAACCTTTCATTATTAATGCAATATACATAGAAACGGTAGAATCGTTTCCTGATACGACCATTACACTGACAAACGGCCGCAAATATGTCGTGAAGGAGACAGAGGATCAAGTCTTGGAAATGGTTGCGAAATTCTACCAAACTGTCAACCTTCTTGGACAACAGTTGGAGGAAATTGAGGATGAAGAATAA
- the fliL gene encoding flagellar basal body-associated protein FliL, translating to MKNNKLLKIMFILLVAITLAGAVAVVAVLKFTGEKEQKEPTIDEVLEMSVDVKDIVTNLASDGFIRISFKIQTDSKKAKEELEKRDFQVRNIIIQELSEKKAEELRGKEGKLKLEEDVKDKINSLMQEGQVVKVYITESLLQ from the coding sequence ATGAAGAATAATAAGCTGTTAAAGATCATGTTCATATTGCTAGTAGCAATCACTCTTGCAGGGGCTGTTGCGGTTGTGGCCGTATTGAAATTTACAGGTGAAAAAGAACAAAAAGAGCCGACAATTGATGAAGTGCTTGAAATGTCAGTTGATGTTAAGGATATTGTTACGAATCTCGCCAGTGATGGCTTTATAAGAATATCATTTAAAATTCAAACAGACAGCAAAAAAGCAAAAGAAGAATTAGAGAAACGCGATTTTCAAGTGAGAAATATCATTATTCAAGAATTATCCGAGAAAAAAGCTGAAGAACTTCGAGGAAAAGAAGGAAAATTAAAACTAGAAGAAGACGTAAAAGATAAAATTAACAGCCTGATGCAAGAAGGGCAGGTTGTTAAGGTGTATATCACCGAATCTCTCCTCCAATAA